One genomic region from uncultured Fusobacterium sp. encodes:
- a CDS encoding ABC transporter substrate-binding protein, translating into MNIKKRFFLLLTFCFISIVSYSLEIKDGMVVDKYNNSVELKEYNRIVLADPAGIEILYMLGAEDKIAAIGKTFMSKIQPVEKTNKLPSVGNITKPSIEKILSFSPDLVILNTMSISTGDSLKKLKIPFIISETEKIDDIFKNLEIYGEFTGKKAEAEAIYQDGKKRVDTLKAKLEKEPLNLKGAILYVTTPMLAFNDESLPGEIMRFLGVKNIAGDLKGSRPIISQDLLIRENPDFLAGAMSIKSPDDLKKSAVLKTTAGKKENLFIVDSSKILRGSPRLFEEMEKFYNELVIIKNK; encoded by the coding sequence ATGAATATTAAAAAAAGATTTTTTTTACTACTAACTTTTTGTTTTATCTCAATAGTTTCATACTCCCTTGAAATAAAAGATGGTATGGTAGTTGACAAATACAATAACTCAGTAGAGCTTAAAGAGTACAATAGAATTGTTTTAGCTGATCCTGCTGGAATAGAAATTCTTTATATGTTAGGAGCAGAGGATAAGATAGCAGCTATTGGAAAAACTTTTATGAGTAAGATACAACCAGTTGAGAAAACTAATAAACTTCCAAGTGTAGGAAATATAACAAAACCTAGTATTGAAAAAATACTATCTTTTTCTCCAGATTTAGTAATTTTAAATACTATGTCTATTTCAACAGGGGATAGTTTAAAGAAATTGAAAATACCATTTATTATAAGTGAAACTGAGAAAATAGATGATATATTTAAAAATTTAGAGATCTATGGAGAGTTTACAGGAAAAAAAGCAGAAGCAGAGGCTATCTATCAAGATGGGAAAAAGAGAGTTGACACTTTAAAAGCCAAATTAGAAAAAGAGCCACTTAATCTAAAAGGAGCTATTTTATATGTAACTACTCCTATGTTGGCTTTTAATGATGAGTCACTTCCTGGGGAGATTATGAGATTTTTAGGAGTTAAAAATATAGCTGGAGATTTAAAAGGAAGCAGACCAATTATATCTCAAGATCTTCTTATTAGAGAAAATCCAGATTTTTTAGCAGGAGCTATGAGTATTAAATCTCCTGATGATCTGAAGAAATCTGCTGTTTTAAAAACTACTGCTGGGAAAAAAGAAAATCTATTTATAGTTGATTCTAGTAAGATTTTAAGAGGATCTCCAAGATTATTTGAGGAGATGGAGAAGTTCTATAATGAGCTTGTAATTATAAAGAATAAATAA
- a CDS encoding metalloregulator ArsR/SmtB family transcription factor: MEKSEKNAKVFKAFCDSNRLRIIEFLKNGEECACKLLEQLDIEQSTLSHHMKILCDLEIVKSRKCGKWIHYSLNKEKLTEIKIIIDNMI, encoded by the coding sequence ATGGAGAAAAGTGAAAAAAATGCTAAAGTGTTTAAAGCTTTTTGTGACTCCAATAGATTAAGAATAATAGAGTTCTTAAAAAATGGAGAAGAGTGTGCCTGTAAACTTCTTGAGCAATTAGATATTGAACAATCTACTTTATCACATCATATGAAAATACTTTGTGATTTAGAAATAGTTAAAAGTAGAAAATGTGGAAAATGGATTCATTATTCACTAAATAAAGAGAAATTAACAGAGATAAAAATAATCATTGATAATATGATTTAA
- a CDS encoding thioredoxin family protein: MVIFDKLFGSKESCCGEEAKNTSCSCGGECNSSTKNIMEIRILGSGCKNCNTLEKHTLEALNELGIKSELNHITDFAEIAKYGIMSTPGLWINGKIVSYGKVLSKDEIKKIIEKL; encoded by the coding sequence ATGGTAATATTTGATAAACTATTTGGAAGTAAAGAGAGTTGTTGTGGAGAAGAGGCAAAGAATACTAGTTGCTCTTGTGGAGGAGAATGTAATTCTTCAACAAAAAATATAATGGAAATAAGAATTTTAGGTTCAGGATGTAAAAATTGTAACACTTTAGAAAAACATACATTAGAAGCTCTTAATGAATTAGGGATCAAAAGTGAACTTAATCATATAACAGATTTTGCAGAGATAGCTAAATATGGAATAATGTCTACACCTGGATTATGGATTAATGGAAAAATAGTTTCATATGGTAAAGTTTTAAGTAAAGATGAAATAAAAAAAATTATAGAAAAATTATAA